The nucleotide window ATTACAAACGAACCTACTACACACCTGGAATTCTAGCGTACACTTGGTTCCGGTGGTGATGTCCTCGTAGAAGCACTGTTTGGCGTTGTCGGGCAGCTCGAAGGTGAGTTCGGAGCCCAGCGCCCAGGCGCCCAGGAGGAGCTGGGCCCACAACGCCTGCAACATCACTCGCAACGAGCCGTACATTCTATTTCAAAGGCCTAGAACCCAAGTCGAGTGGAGGCGAGGGACCTGTGAGGAAGACAGTAGACGAGTCGTAAATGAAGGAAATAaggcatattaaaaaaaaaaaaaagccaacctgGAGCTAATCATTTGCCGCGAGTTAGCTCGATGCTAACGGACAAGCTGTCTGGCTTCGGTGTCATAGAAACGGAAGAGCGCATAGGCCGAAGCACAGCGTGTATACGACAGCACTGTTTGCACGCACGTATAACTGGAGACAAGCTAAACTAAAACATTTTCGTTGTTTATCAACTTTTCTTTCTATCGGCGTTATTCACTCACCTCAGTACGTCTCACCCGGATACGACTAATTCTAGGCAACGTTATTACAAGCCGGGCGTGCCCATTGGCTGTCATTTAGTATAAACCCGCCCCTTTCTCTCCTTCattggtcggaaaaaaatgaGGGAGGTGCGTGAGTGACGTGACGTCATTTGACGCCTACGCTCCAACGTGGCTGGTATGATCATAGTGATAAACCACCGTTCAACAACGTATCATACATTTCTTATATGACCGTAAAATGTGTGTGCTTTGTATTATCTATAGAGCATCAGGAATGTCATAACTTACACACATTTTAATTTGTGGCCTCCATAAataagagttttttttctttgtttttttattaatttgaaccctttaaaaatagcacaattacTGTACATCATATCCTAACCAATACATTGCTCTTCTCATCTTGTCTTGTTGTTGAACGTGAatgtgaagtgtttttttttatgtaaatgaaTAAAACTGGAAACTATTTATTGTGCAGAgttttctctccctctctctcttgaGTCATCAAAACAGGTATTTTTTACTTAGATACTTCAGTACATTTTAGTCTgtacttttttatatatttacctAAGTACAGGAATAGAATCGTTACTTCTAAATTTTTGAGTCTTTAATCACAAGCAACTGCAATTGTACTTATGTACAGAGTGCGAGCACTTGTGGCACCTGTGTGAAACCAAAATAGCCCATCGTTACATCTTTAATCCATACAAGACGCTGTGACCTGATGAAGTGTCTGCGCCGGTGACAGACAGCAGAATACACCGTTTTCAGTTTGACCCAGAATCCAACTCTCGCGAGATCAAAGATCGAGCGAGATTAACGTGCTCGGGGGGAAGCTGGCGACTCGAGACAAAACAAAAGCCACACAGTACACACATTTCAACCACCTGGCGCTGGTCGCTTgttatttgaatttttgtttgtttgtttgtcacccCTTCCCCCGATTCAGTATCTTAAATATATCGCTCAACTATGCCGAGCAGCACGTCTTTACTGGAGGCCGACGAGGGAGAATCCGAGGTCCCGCCGCCGCCACTAGTGCACGCTTTCGCCGGTATGGGCCTCGACGAGCACCTCGGCACCCAAAGCCAAACGGCAGCCGAGCAATCGGATGACAGTCCAGCCTTGTACCATCACCACCAGCTCATCCCGGCGTCCCACTTTAACCTCCTCGGTACTGTCCTCGACTTGAAGCCGCTGTCGCATCGACCACCTTCGGGAGACGACGGGAACGTCACGCCCGAGGACGAGGAGCCACAAATCCCAACCACCTCGGGTAGCCCGTTGCTATCGCAGGCCCACCAATACATCCATTCATCAGGGCCGGGGGGCTCCGCGATGCCGTCCGCGTTGGACCAAGTGGAGACTGTGTTGCTTTACAACGGGGACGAGCGGGTGGACGACGCCGGCGGGTACTGCGGAGAGCCCGGCGGCGGCTGCTTCGAGGCCGAGGCGTCGCTGCTGGCTCGCCGGAAAAGTGTCAACACGACCGAATGCGTGGCCGTGCCGAGTTCCGAGCACGTTGCGGAGATCGTGGGGCGACAGGGTGAGTCTTTCTCGAAAATATTAGGAGGAGGTTAAACGTGCTTAAGCAGAACTGTGAATTACACAAAACTAACTGTGCCATATTGGGAATTGGGCCGTGTTTGTGCTACCAAGCGAGCTAACTTTAAGCTCCCAACTTATTGTTGCAACTAGCACGTTACAACACCGATTTTGAATgcctttatttaaattaaagttGTTTTCGCGATCACAGATAAGTTCCAAACATTAGAACTCATCTACAGCGTACTCATCGaagttgacacttttttttttcctgacgtttttattatgttaatgtTCTCTGGAGTGCTGCTAACCTAGTTAGCTTGGGTCCAAAGTGGGTCAACCCAGCACCGCCCGACTGGAATTAacctcgacaaaaaaaaaaaaacgttcaacGAAAGTTTTTAATGAACCATCACTAATTCGCACTCGAATCGTCAATTTCTTCCACAGCTCGTGTGCTTTTTTCTCCATGTCTAATCTATACATCATGTGCTTTCTTTTGTCTTCGAAGACCGCAAGTTGCTTTGCCACATCAGCCccatttgtagttttttcatTGTGGTTCCTCGTGGGTAGAACTATGATTTCTCACGTTCGATTCAACATAAAACACACGTATTTTTGAACATACACCCTCGTTGTACGTCTTTTGATTCGCATTGTGATGGGTTTTGCACATGATTAAAGAACAGTTGGAGCTCCTGCTGATGGGGGATGGTGCCCGGCACGCTGTTAACACAACAACAGGAAATGGCTGGACTCAACCACAGCTTGAAAGGAATATTTAATCAACTTGAAATGGCATTAGAGGTTGAGAGCTTTAACTTGCATTATGATTTATTAACATTATGGAAATAATAAGGAACAAACTTGTAGTCTAGTGGTTCTCAAACGTTACCAACCAAGCACCACAATGTAGTCTGCCAACATCAGCACTGCAATTACCGGTAAATAcagagaaaatatatactgatgGTTACATTATAATAGGGATGCTCAGTACCATTTATTTCCAGGCGGTACCAGTATGGTTATTCTCTCTTGAGTACTTACTGATAACGGACAGAGTACTGATACCGCTATTACTTGTGATACATACAATTTCAATTAACACAATCACATAATTCTGAACAATACTCACGGTGGACTGGATTCTTGGCTGGTGGTGGAAGCGAGTCTTttctttataatttttttttaaaataaaaataaggtaaACACTGTGCTTCAAGAAATGTTCTAATGCATATATTCCTGGCATCGGGCcgaaacctcataagtcacaatttggcagacttcatatttatttatttttttaaatctatacttttggtcagtccacctgtgtgggtgtcatttttacgaattattgaccaatctaaagtgttggaaATGTCTTGTTCTCTTTAATGAAGCAATGTTAATAGTTGAAAAAGAAACCAACATTTTTGTACTcttgaacatttaattgattttgatccccaccccccacaaggTTGTAAGATTAAAGCGCTCCGAGCCAAGACGAACACGTACATCAAGACGCCAGTGAGGGGCGAGCAGCCGGTTTTCGTTGTGACGGGACGCAAGGAGGACGTGTGCATGGCCAAGCGGGAGATCCTGTCGGCCGCCGAACACTTCTCCCTCATCCGGGCCTCCCGCAACAAAGCGGGCTCTCTGTCGGTCGCGTCCGGGCCGGGGATCCCCGTTCTGCCCGGACAGACCACCATTCAGGTAATGGGGATTGATCTCATTACAACAGTGTTTTCTAACATTTATTGAGCCAGAgaatatattttacattgaaaATAACATACACTAACCTCACTCACTCCCAAAATcagtttttttgtaatgtttcgTTAAACAAGAAAAATAGTGTAAAACATGCTttaataatgacaaaaatagaatgtaaaataaattgaaCTCCCTTTGCTGGCGTTATAGCCTTTATCAACTCATTATATATTCATGCTGTGTATTAACGTTTATTTTCCTGCAGGTGCGGGTGCCATACCGTGTCGTAGGACTGGTTGTGGGTCCAAAAGGTGCATCATTTGGCTactttttataatatatatatatttaatatatagtggatgtaattcttatcgtcgtgtgtttagttttacagttaactccagctgcgttgtcattaaacagcttaactcattcactccgagcagccattttgactgaagcaacctccttcgctcccagctgtttaactggattttgactcattttgcaaggaccactgaatattgtgttttattacgATAATaacatggagcctaccaaaaTCTTTCACTAAGAAAGTGAAAGTGAAGAAAATatagcaattggcattagaaaatatctatatttcatcgatattcacattcctggtgaattAAAGAGCTTggcgcaacatggccctggctgatctcttatactctgctgccacctgctggccgtttttgtaataactgccattataagccacctcttcgtgtcagaagctgcatcaaagccttctgtatgctcttgcaaaagacaaaaaaaaacgtgaaaacatgtttttgggagggaaggacaaagtattaaaacgtatttatacgtttttgggtttgaatgagttaaaggacgCTTAGTGACAACAGTGACATACGCTAcatacttgctagttgctattgctacgcaagcaaaatggtgcattcagtgtGCTTTCACAACGTcggaaacttcagttttcttcgataacgttttaaaggggaaaataatcggccaattggccgatgtttgaaggccaataatcggccgattacaATCGGTAATGACAGTTACTATAAAGCAATTCATAATTTGTGTTCCAGGGGCGACCATCAAGCGCATCCAGCAGCAGACGCACACCTACATCGTGACGCCGAGTCGCGACAAGGAGCCGGTATTCGAGGTGACGGGCATGCCGGAGAACGTGGACCGCGCCCGCGAGGAGATCGAGGCGCACATCGCCCTGCGCACGGGCACCTGCGGCGGCGGTCTGGAGGCCCCCGGCGCCGACAACAACGACTTCCAGTTCAACGGCACGGACGTGAGCTTCGACAACGGCGAAGCCGGCTGGTTCCGCGCCGGCGGCCTCCTCCCGGCGAACCCGAGCGGCGGCGGCCAGCGGGCCAACAACGCGGGCGGCAGCGGCATCCGCATGTCTTCCACCTACCGCAACGACAGCTCCAGTTCCCTGGGCAGCGGCTCCAGCTCCACCGACTCCTAcggaggaggcggcgccaaccgcATGGCCGACTTCAGCCCCACTTGCTCATTCAACTCCAattccaacaacaacaataacagcgGCAACGACAACCCGGGGGCCACCAGCTTCTGGTTTGGGGACGGCCTGACCCCGGTGGGACCCGAGGACCCCGCCGCAGCGGCGGGCGCCGGGAACTCCTCGTCGGGATTCGAACCCCTGAGCATCTCCACGGGCGCCGCACCGCCGCACATCTGGAGCCCCTTCGTGGACCACCAAAGTCTTCAGGGCTTCGACGCACGGCCTGCTCAGGTAGGTGGCATTTGAAATAACGCGGGAGAACCAGAGCCCCGACCTAAACCCTGAGTCTGGTTACACCCTAACTAGGGCTCGACCGATGCTgacttttgacagaaaaaaaatacagattaatctgccgattatttaaaaataagtatCAAGCATAAAATTACGCCCCCTTCCCCAATTCCTTTTCGGTGGTGTCACTTACGCCCAAACTTTGCctattaagattctctgctttgaatgacaagtccataGTATCAAAAAATTTCACAaagtatacaaggttattgtatagatttatgtgtcaataataaacccattcttacttgttttcaactgctgtaaagcattgaccttttttttttatcttgtgttattttcacaagtgagaaaagaaagaaagaaagaaagaaaaattgggaagaatttgtgcctctGCGTAGTGATATCTtacctgtgggtatgtgttcccacagcaaacacaaacacacaattaagtcgatgctaactttctgttagcatttgaatgggatacTCCCTTCACTTTTAacattagcgctaggctagcaatgttttaaaaatgaagcctgtttggtgtttaaatattcagtggatgtaattcttaacattgtgtgttttacagttaactccaactgaggtgtcattaaacagcttgaaggacgccttgggacaacagaataactaGAATAACACTacactacacacttgctagttgctaatgctacgcaagcaaaatggtgcattgagGGTACATTCTTAGCGTCGGAATCTTCAGTTTTCTTTTCTAACGtttgaaggggaaaataatAGCCCTATTGGTCGGGCCCTAACTGAAGCTTGAAAAGAGGAACTGAAGAAGGATGTTTTGTTTGACCCTGCACTTTTCTTGTTGCCATTTCCAGACAAGTCAGCCCGGGACTCCCCGCCTCTCGCCTACTTTCCCTGGCGTGGACGCCCTGGAGCACCCCCAGGCGCTGCACGTGCTCCGCGCCCCCTTCGGCGGCACCCACCGCCCGCCCTCCTACTGCTcggccttctcctcctcctcctccggcgACAGCTCATCCTCGTCGCCGCCCGAGCCCTCCCTCGCCTACGGGGCGGGGCGCCGCCCGGGCACCGACACGTGCGTCCGCTGCCTGGATGGCCGGGCGGTGGCCGCCCTGGTCCCCTGCGGCCACAACCTCTTCTGCGCCAAGTGCGCCGCCCAAATCTGCCAGTGTCCCGACGCCGCCTGCCCCGTGTGCCTGTCGCCCGTCACCCAGGCCCTGCGGCTGCGCAACGTGTGACTGGCGGATGGCCAAATCCTCAAATGTAGCAAGCGGAAAacgttttaaacgtttttgttaGGCAACtttgatttcttttattttttatttttgttggaatTTGCAGACGTCTCTCGTGACTGCCACCCTCCGGAGGGGGCGCAAGTGAGCATGTTTACAAACGGCAGGATCCCCGGCCCGTATTGTATTAACCGGTCGTATTATACATTCACGCATTACATACCAAAAGCGGCATGagaatccacttttttttccactcttacTTTATCAACACTCCACAGGGCGTCAACTCGTTACCTTAGcggtgctactttttttttttccccccctccttttCCCGCCAGCTCGCAGGAGTCACTATGCCAGGATCAAAATCGTTTACGGTTAAAACTCGTGCCTGAAATTAAGTTCCGTGAAAAACATTCAGTTTGCTTCAAAaacgacttaaaaaaaaagtgtggcctttttttgttttttttgttttacactgATGTAATGTATACATCGAGGTTCAAGGTCTTaacatgtattaatttttttgcttcctcgtcgtttttttttttagcacatttagTACTAACATTCCTTTTACGAAAACTGCTGTAAATCTAGGAACAATTCCTTGAATGTTCTCcagtgttcacttttttttttttttgttaaacgtACGACGTTCATTTCCTCACCCTGCCACCGGGCCTATGCAAGAGTCCGCCTGGGTTTGGGGAAAAACAGGGTGAGGAAATAAAATGAGGGATTTGACGGTACTTTTTCGGTGGGACTTTGTTAATCCATTCCTCACGCCCCAAATATAAAATCatctccgtttttttttttttttttgacatacgGGATTGTTGTCAGGACGTTTTTGAGGGGGAAAGCGCCTGGAATGTAGACACTACACAACTAGTTTTTCGgttcttctattttcttttttaaaaattgtttgatATACGTTTTTGAGTTATGTTTACTTAGAAACTAACCCACACACCCAAAAACCCTCCAGGTTCTTTCCCCTCCAATCTTTATCCGTCCTTTTTGTTCGAGGGTGAATGCAATATACATGGTCAACCCTCAACctattgtattatattattactGTTAAGGACTGAGATATACagaagttatttttattttgttacatttcatattctatatatatatctagACAAAGTATCTATATTCCGATGTTTACAATAAGATtttaatttttctattttttctttGCGCGGGCGATAAACACGAATGAATTTGCAACGCTTTACCTGCTTCGTAGTTGTTAGATTTTTCGGAACACCACCACTGGAAATACGGAATGTGCGTGCAcaagcatgttaaaaaaattgtaaaagtaAATTTAAACCGCTGAAGATATGAGCTGCCTGCTAATGCGTGTTTAAGAAAGTGTTCCTTTTTTTTAGTAGCCGTTTTTTGTGCTAATTTTACTACTTTCTGTATATGTAGGGGGCAAGTCTTATGGCATATATAACAAAAATCTCAATTCAAAATGGGGCGGACttaggagtttaaaaaaaaatgcaagactATATTTTATAAACAGGCCTTTTAAGTTATTGCGGCCAAAGCACtgatgttattattatatata belongs to Festucalex cinctus isolate MCC-2025b chromosome 5, RoL_Fcin_1.0, whole genome shotgun sequence and includes:
- the LOC144018424 gene encoding RNA-binding protein MEX3B-like; its protein translation is MPSSTSLLEADEGESEVPPPPLVHAFAGMGLDEHLGTQSQTAAEQSDDSPALYHHHQLIPASHFNLLGTVLDLKPLSHRPPSGDDGNVTPEDEEPQIPTTSGSPLLSQAHQYIHSSGPGGSAMPSALDQVETVLLYNGDERVDDAGGYCGEPGGGCFEAEASLLARRKSVNTTECVAVPSSEHVAEIVGRQGCKIKALRAKTNTYIKTPVRGEQPVFVVTGRKEDVCMAKREILSAAEHFSLIRASRNKAGSLSVASGPGIPVLPGQTTIQVRVPYRVVGLVVGPKGATIKRIQQQTHTYIVTPSRDKEPVFEVTGMPENVDRAREEIEAHIALRTGTCGGGLEAPGADNNDFQFNGTDVSFDNGEAGWFRAGGLLPANPSGGGQRANNAGGSGIRMSSTYRNDSSSSLGSGSSSTDSYGGGGANRMADFSPTCSFNSNSNNNNNSGNDNPGATSFWFGDGLTPVGPEDPAAAAGAGNSSSGFEPLSISTGAAPPHIWSPFVDHQSLQGFDARPAQTSQPGTPRLSPTFPGVDALEHPQALHVLRAPFGGTHRPPSYCSAFSSSSSGDSSSSSPPEPSLAYGAGRRPGTDTCVRCLDGRAVAALVPCGHNLFCAKCAAQICQCPDAACPVCLSPVTQALRLRNV